The following is a genomic window from Elaeis guineensis isolate ETL-2024a chromosome 10, EG11, whole genome shotgun sequence.
gtgggtgaagtccggctcccgtaggagtccggacgaagtttacctgtaagtgaagtcgtgggcggagcccggctcccgtaggagtctgggcgaagtccgcctgcagccggagtcgggaacgaggtccagctcccataggagtccgggcggagtcttcccgcagctggagctggagacgagatctggctcccgtgggagtccgggcggagtcttcccacagctggagttggagacgagatctggctcccgtaggagcccgggcgaagtccacctgcaatcaaagtcaggggcgaagtctggctcccataggagtccggacgaagtttaccagcagtcggggtcgaggacggagcccggctcccgtaggagtccgggcgaagccttccagcagtcgagatcggggacgaagtccgggcggagtcttcccgcagctggagtcggagacgagatctggctcccgtgggagtccgggcggagtcttcccgcagctggagtcggagacgagatctggctcccgtgggagtccgggcggagtcttcccgcagctggagttggagacgagatctggctcccgtaggagcccgggcgaagtccacctacaatcaaagtcaggggcgaagtccggctcccataggagtccggacgaagtttaccagcagtcagggtcgaggacggagcccggctcccgtaggagtccgggcgaagccttccagcagtcgaggtcagggacgaagttcggacggagtcttccttcggccggagtcggagacgagatccggctcccgtaggagtccgggctgagtcttcctgcaatgggagttgtgggtgaagtccggctcccgtaggagtctggacgaagtttacctgtaagtgaagtcgtgggcggagcctggctcccgtaggagtccgggcgaagtccgcctgcagctggagtcgggaacgaggtccggctctcgtaggagtctggatgaaatctggtagttgtaggaatctaccgttggagaagttcagccgttgacgaagtccgggctggttcggattggagttgaacctggttggaagaagtctggaagggattcggagaacagctgatagtcgtagaaagtcggctggcggcggagctcagtgagcacttgggacggcttaatagatgactggggtaactcatgttgaaggagctcgggtggtgcagtgggagttcgtccgtcgggggaattcagtcagcactgtgggaatccgattgttggagaagtctggagagataccatctgcagtcgaaagccggaggagtcctgggagggtcaatcctgtcaagaacttcggctgagggtattttatacccaacaccatccAATCACGACCGTGATCATCCGAAGCCATCCGATCGCACACTGATCTACGAGAGCCACCATGAGCCATGAGAAACCAGCTCGAAATATCCACCGATCCACCATACACCACATGAAATGCGGTGTGAAACATTGCCGATCCACACATGGGGCATGGATTGCGTGAAGGCATTGGGCCTGGCCATCGCGTCTGCAGGCCCGTCGATCCTGTGGGCCCATTTGCCACCTATAGCCCTACCAGCCCACCTTCTTATCTTCTTTCGCGCATATCTTCTCCATCTGAACTCCGTTCGGACTGTTCTtaagctcgttggactccattcgttGTCCTGAATCTCATTCTAAACTTCTTGTGAATCAAATCTCaaaacatattttctaacatttcCATTAATAGAGATGGACGGAAGGAGCATATTGATATACTTCAATAATTTGGAACATCTAATTGAGATGTTTTAAACTTGAGAAGGTGTAAATAAAATTAAGATAAATTCGAAAGGATAttcgtataattttttttaaaaaaaacaaatGATTATCAACATCACCGTTGTCATCGTCGTCAGGCTTGACCACACACTTATGACAAAGTCGACCAGCACCACCTTCTTCCCGGTCCTCCCAGAGGACGTCACTTATGACGAAGTCGGCTAAACTCCTGGGAGCTCGGCAGAGTGGGATATCCGATAACCAACCAAACGGCAGTCAAAATAGCCACCCCACCTATACCAGAAGCTCATATGGACAAGGTAAAATCCACAAATATCCGGAGGACAAACTCAACAGAGCAGTTTCCCGTGCAAAGATAGAGCATTCTATGAAACATAAACACAGCTGCACTTTGTTTGAATTAAACTTCCCACAGGTTACCCGTCCCCAACGTTCCTGTCGAGAGTGCACATATAACCAAACAAGTTACTGATACGGTCAAAATGGAACTTCCTCTGGCATATTGTATCCTTTTGTCTTTGTTACACTGTAAGAATCACCGTAAGAATCACCAACAGTACAATTTGTCTATTGTCATACAATCATGACGacctgatcttttttttttcttaagaggAAAACAACTTCAATTTGCTGATGTAATAATTCTTCAGAAAATAGTATAAAAGAGGTTAATGTAGCTGAGAGTCCCTTCTGAGTGGTCAAACAGACTAGCAGAGTTGAGTTCAAGCCTTGAGAagacttgataaaatgatcaatgaAAATGGACGCCTACAGTTCATCCGGAGACAAGGTGAATCATGTAACAACACAGATGGCGTCTTACATCCAAGCTATAACCGATTGATTCTAGCTAATCCAGGCTACGACAAGTCCAATGCAATCTATATACAATATCATGAAATatattagaataaaaaatatcacaATTTTTGTATGAGAAACGACCAAAatgcagaaaagaaaaattagtgAAGACAAGCAGAACCCAGATGAACTCCCAACAATCTGTCAAAAGATGTTCTATCTATGTGATCTCCTGTGCTGTTCTTCCCCTTTGTTATAACGGGAGGAAGAATCTCTGTCATGTCTTGCCCTTTTGTTAGTTCCTCGAAAGAGATCATCTTCTTGATTTGCTTCTGATTTGCGGCTTCCCATGTGCTTCTCCTGTCTTTGCATTCCCATATCATCTTCTAGTTTTCTTTCATCCCTCAATCTCTCTTTGAATTGCTCACTCCCTTGTCGTTCCTGATTTTTCAGAATCAAGTCAATCTGTTTTCGCTGGTCATCACTGTACTCTTCAAATGCCTCTGATCTTGACGGGTAGCCATATTTATCTGTTGATTCAGATTTTGACTTACCCTCTTCTACTCTTACCTGCCAAGTCCGGACTGGGGTAccatgaaagaaatttttatggctCTTAGGAGGATCCTCATACCTGTCATGATCCCATCTTGAATTGCTCTCTGACAAACCCCAGGCTGAGTCTGTGCtctgaaatttaaaatatgaatGCATGCAAGTATATCTTAGaaccaaaaaaataaatcaatgcAATCAaactagaaaaaagaaaaaaataaaaaataaaacaaccATTGcaactcaaaatattttaataaccAGTGCCACGTCCCCTTGAGGATTATGTAGAGACTCAAGTCACAAAAGCATAACCAAGAAGGAAACCAGTTCCATTatcttattttattcttttaatcATTATAGTTTGGCTCAAGTTTGTAGGCCACAAGATTTTTAAAGGCAGAGATTTTGGGCTATTTAAGTAGGGGACTAATACTGAGAAGATAACAAGTTATCTCAACATGATGGACACCAAGTAAGAATCCAAATCAGCAAAGATGTGTCAAGGTAAACAACAATATCAACAGATCCACCAATGTCAAAATGCCAAAACTAATTACCATCATAAGTATACAAAAAGacctaattaatataaaaatcccAGAACTCATGAGTTCCCCTTTATCTCTTTCTCTAACTTCCGTTCCTGGTTCCTACCCAGCCGATCCATCCACCACTATGGCTGCTCTTCGACTGGTCATCAGCCCTCCATTGTATTCTTCTTTCAAAGGCTCCACCATTCCCTCGCATCCTACTCTTCTCATCTTCCTATCCCTCTCCTACTTACCTTTCTACTTTTCTTGTCAGGACTAATCCAGCATCCTACTGGCCAACCAACCATTCCTCCATCAACCACCATCAATGGTCCACCACTCATCCCTTATGAACAAATCAGTCATCAtgattgaacattttaaatgaataaaGAATAAACCCTTAATAAGCATTGTATCatgcattaaaaatattaaataatatcagCCAATTATGAGTCTTGCATCAGGTGATATACTGGAATATATTGGTTTGTATAGAGTCAATATTTTACATGTGTATACACACACTATCGGTGATACAAACCGGTATCTTGGCCAAGATGGAAAACTTGGTATGATGTGGGCCACAAAATAGAAAGTAGCCCTCCCCTGAATACCTCTAAAATTCCAAACCAAATGCTAAACTGTCTGCTTGGTGTCAGGAAACTTAGTGCCGAACTACTTGATTGCAATCCAAGTTTTGAACTACTTCCGAGGCCAAGATGCACAACCTCATAAAACCAAGTGCAAAATGTTAGCAGGTTATCACCTGTCGTCCATCTTCATTAAGACAAATGTTTAGGTTGTTTACAGAATCAgcccttctttattttttttcaaacgcTGACCAACAACTTGAAAAGATCTTGCATGATCATAAATTCACACAAACACATGTATAACCATGCCACTATTCATTCAAACTAAATACTTTACCATAGTAACATCAAAGTGTGACGCAgcttataatgccaaagatagaagaaaatcactgaaatgCAAAATAATTAAGTACATCAATGACATGGACATccatgactatctcatcaaatacCTGTTCATCATGTGAAAACTTGCATGAAGCTCCTCGATTGCACTCACCTCTTTGGTAAGCATGACAAACACCCCGTGCCTCCCTCTTCTGTAGCTCTTTCTCctcattttcttcttccttttttttatatttactaaCATGATCAACCCTTACAATTCGACCAAGAAGCTTGGCCCCATTCAAGTTATCTGCAAATGATGATTGATATGAGATTGCTTTTAAGTTTCTACCAATATTGCCAGCAAGATACAAACAGAGGCATATATAAGCAGCAATCATATATTCAGAACAACTTACCTACAGCGAGAGTTGTACTCCTTTGATCTTCATATGCTAAGAAGGCAAAACCTTTGGATTTCCCAGTACTCTTGTCTCTAACAAGGTTAACATCAACAATCTCCCCATATCTGAAAGTTGCTCAAAAACAAGAACACTTCAGTTGCTAGCAATGAAGACCGCAAATTACAAAAGCATTGGCACTAATATTGTTAGGAATTGAGGGGAATCCTAATAAGAATTTGAACGCTTTGAGGCACGGACTATCACTATACTTAAAGTGACATTTGCCTCCACTATAATTGTTGCAAGGTTGATGGCTAATCACTTTCAGGATACAACCAAGCCCCAGAAATCTGCAAACAGCAACTTCTGAAAATTTCTCTTCAGAATTTCTCTATTTCTTATATTTGTGTGATTTGGTGAAAGGCAGAATGTAGGAAAGAATAGAAACTTAATTCATATTTTATCATCTGCATATGGCACTATATATAGAGACACATCATGTCTGTTAATTTTAAAAGTTACATCTATTCAATTTAACAGTCGCGTCTATTTAACGTAAAAGTTATGTATCTTCAGAAACAGATATGTTTGTTCAATCAATGgtcatgataaaaataatattctgGCAGATTAAAAGCAAATTTCAGTTAACTGCCACTGCCACTGCCAAGTGCCAAGGGCCAAGCCTttgattatttaaatattatatatatatatatatatatatatatatatatatatatatatatatatatatatataatatttcaatgagtttttgaaagaaaatttgccCACATCTTTTCCAGTACAAGGCtagtttaaaaatatataaaatactttcctttcttgtaatctttccatGTGGGATTATTCACTTACTTTTCCAACACTAGTATTATAAACTACCAAAAGTAATAGTAGCTATAACAATTTCCTCACTTACTTGGTAATACTAGCACACAATTCAGATTCATACGTACAAGAaagtatcttttgatttaaatctTTAATTAGTATAAGTAAATCAAAGCTTCAACAAAATCAATGGTGGCCGTAGCTTAAACCatgattttaaatatttaaaccaGAATTACCACACATATGAACTATAATTGACTTAATGAGAAGTTCACCAAAATTGTTAGCACTATTATGGCCTGGAACTACCTCTTGGTTTCACGAATATTTACAAAGTTTTTCTAAACTTTGCTAGAAGTGGCACTACTTCTCATATTCATATAGGTGAAGTTCCTACTtgatatctctatttttttttttttatttaatgaacTTCATTAAGAGCAAAACCACTCATCCTCCAATAATGTATAAGCACTAATCCactgaattatttattaatatctaaTGCTTATATCAGTCACTTATCAGTAGCGTATTATTACCCATTAAACCTTTTACTTAATTGCATAATTAGAAAGGTTGGGTTCCTACTACCAATGACTTTGTTGATTTAAAAATGACCATGTACCCATTCCCATGGAGGTATTCTTTACCAAATCTTTCGAGAGCGCTTTAGTTAATGGATCTGCCAAGTTCTTATTTGATCTCACATAAATAATAGTGACAATTCCTTCTAAAATCAAATGTCTGACATACTTATATCTCAAACTTATATATCTAGACTTGCCATTGTAAGTTTGGATAAATGCCCTAGATATTGTTGCTTCACTATCATAGACAAAGAGATGGCTGATATCGATTGTAACCACAACTGTATGTCTAATAAtaagtttctcaaccattctgcCTCTTTGTCTGCTGCTGCCAAAGCGACAAACTCATATTCTATTGTAGAATGAGTTATGCATGTCTATTTCTTAGAAGGCCAAGAAATGGCTCCACCTAAGGTGAATATCAAACCAGATGTGGACTTGTTATCATTGGCACTAGTTATCCAACTAGCATCGGCATATCTTTCTAATGCTAcagaaaaattattataaaacagTCCTAAATCCATTATTCTTTTGAGATAACCAAGGACTCTACAAATTCTTTTCCAATGTGTAGTATTAGGATTGCTTGTATACCGAGAAAGTTTACAAACTGCAAATGCTATGTCAGGCTTAGTGCAATACATGGCATACATCAAACTTCCTATTGCACTAGCGTATTCAAATTGAGCAATTGCTCTTCCTATATTTTCAGTCTATCTGACTAAAATATTATATAGAGTACTTGCTTCTTTTATTTTCAAATGCTTGAATTTTTGAAGCACCTTCTCAATGTAATGAAATTGACACAAAGTATAACATTCTTtatgtttttttattttaacaCCTAAGATAGTATCCACTTCTAGATTTTTCATTTTGAACTGAGAAGCTAGATACTTCTTAGTTTCTGTTATGCCTTGCATGTTAGTTCCAACAAtgagcatgtcatctacataaagGCATATAATTACACCCTCATACTCAATAGTGAACTTAGAGTAAATGCATTTATCTGCACTATTATTCTTGAATCTATATGATAAAATCATAGAATCAAATTTTTCATGCTACTATTTTGATGCGCACTTCTATCCATATAAAGACTTAACCAACTTGCATACTTTATTTTCAATTCCAGATAACACAAAACCTTCAGATTGttccatatacacctcttcatctaagtcactatttaaaaatattattttaacatccatttgatgtaTATGCAAATTATAAATTAATGCTGAAGCAAATAACATTCGAATGGATGTTATCCTTGCCATTAGTGCATAAGTATTGAAAAAATCAACATCTCATTTTGCTACTAATCTGGCCTTAAAGATTTGTATGGATCAATCTGTATTGTATTTTCTCTTAaatacccatttgcatccaacagGTTTTGAATCAAGAGGTAAACCTTCTAGACGCCAAGTATTGTTTGACAAAATGGAATCCATATCATCATGAATTGCCTCTTTCCAAAATGTTGCATCTCTTGAAGCCATTGCTTCACTAAAACTCTTTGGATCTTCTTTTAAATGCAAGAGAATATGTATTTCATTAAGTATGATGTCTCTATTTCCTTccataagaaagaaaataaaatcagAGCCATAATTTTCTTTTCGACTCTTTGACTCCTAGGTTCACTTGAAAATTTAGAATTCTTTATTTTATTGCCAGGTAAGTCATTGGGGCTACCAATATCTTGTGCTCGTATAGGTTTGAATTCATTTGACTCATTCATAAATTTAGTATCAAGAAATTCAACATCTCTTGATTCAATAATGACATTTGAGTCAAGATCCAACAACCTATATGCTTAAGAATTTTCAGCATATCCCACAAAAACATTCTTAAGAGCCCTTGGTCCTAATTTTGTTCTTTTAGGATCAGGAACTCTATAAAATGCTAAATAGCCCCATATCCTCAGATAACTTAGATTGGGTTTTCTTCCTCTCCATAATTCAAATGGAGAAACTTGGAATTTCCTAGAGGGTATTCTATTATGCACATGACAAGCAGTTAATAAAGCTTCACCCCATAAATTCATTGGCAACTTTGCATTAAGCATTATGGCATTTATTATGTCAACtagagtttgaattttttttttcctaccaaTCCATTTTGTTAAGGGGTATACGGTGCACTTGTTTGGTGTATAATTCTATTTTCTTCACCAAAGGAAGAAAATTTAGTTGAAAAATATTCTCCACCTCtatcatttcataaaattttgattttcttctccCTTTGATTCTCAACAAAAGATTTGTAACATTTAAACATCTGAaattcttgatctttagttttcatCCAATAAACATGTGTATACCTTGAGAAATTATCgatgaatgtaataaaatatctATTTCTACCTCTTATTAAAACACCATTTAGTTCTgctgtccagctatgcaacccaaaaaggggggatgaattgggtttttaaaaatttaaaattaatttaaaactataaagattaaataacaatgagcagaatATATGTAGAGATTGATTT
Proteins encoded in this region:
- the LOC105035336 gene encoding zinc finger CCCH domain-containing protein 25, whose amino-acid sequence is MNPLTLVKRTQKVNSAEAALGISEEASWHARYKDSAYIFVGGIPYDLTEGDLLAVFAQYGEIVDVNLVRDKSTGKSKGFAFLAYEDQRSTTLAVDNLNGAKLLGRIVRVDHVSKYKKKEEENEEKELQKREARGVCHAYQRGECNRGASCKFSHDEQSTDSAWGLSESNSRWDHDRYEDPPKSHKNFFHGTPVRTWQVRVEEGKSKSESTDKYGYPSRSEAFEEYSDDQRKQIDLILKNQERQGSEQFKERLRDERKLEDDMGMQRQEKHMGSRKSEANQEDDLFRGTNKRARHDRDSSSRYNKGEEQHRRSHR